A window of Sorex araneus isolate mSorAra2 chromosome 3, mSorAra2.pri, whole genome shotgun sequence genomic DNA:
CCCCTCACCCTCCCTTCTCGCCCACTGTCGGGAGAGCTGAGGACCACTTATTCCTTATAAGTGCTGTGCTGCAGGCATGGCTCTGACGCGTTTCAAGTCCTTACTTCCCTGGAGCCTAGCTTTTGGCCAGCAGAGATGAGTGCGTAGCGTTCCTGTTAGTTCAGGTGTTAGTTGTGCTGAGATAGTGAAGAAAGCTCCAGGGCCCTTGGAAGCTGGAGATGGCGTCTCTGAGACGGGGAGACTTGGGGAGGGAGAGCGGATGCTCAGACGGGCCTGCGGGCTTGTTGTGGGGAGTGGAGGGTATTGAAGAGCATCAGGAGTCTGGCTGAGGTAGGACCTGAGAATGTGTGGGTGAGACAGCTCCTTTCAGCtgcagagacagggcaggggcagacagagaaggaaatcagGAACGGTTGGTGTCGGAAAGCCACATAGAGTCAGCCCATTGGTGATGTTAAGGTGAAGCCAGATCCAACTTGTGAAATGCCCTGACGAGCTTGCCAGAAGTCACGGGGACAAAGTCTGCTCTGGAGTGGGTCTAAGTGGCAGTGGGTAGGAAGTGGAGAAAACCAGGAAAGGGCCCTGGCCAGGGTAGACACTCTGAGCTGCTCTCTGACAGGGCTTTCTGCGGGGCACTCTCCCCCTGCAGATCTGCCCACAAGCCCAGTGGACCTGGTGATCAACTGTCTGGACTGCCCCGAGAACGCCTTCCTGCGGGACCAGCCCTGGTACAAGGCAGCTGTGGCCTGGGCCAACCAGAACCGGGCACCGGTGCTCAGCATAGACCCTCCTGTGCATGAAGTGGAGCAGGGCATTGATGCCAAGTGGTCCCTGGCTCTGGGCCTGCCGCTGCCCCTGGGCGAGCACGCAGGCCGGGTCTATCTCTGCGACATCGGCATCCCCCAGCAGGTGTTCCAGGAGGTGGGTGTCAGCTACCACTCGCCCTTCGGCTGCAAGTTCGTCATCCCGCTGCACTCTGCCTAGAGGGGCCCTGGGAGGCggggctgctcctgcctctgaCTAGACAACGAACGCACGCCTTAAGGATGCGGAGCTCCATGGACCTTGTTACAAGGTTTTTCTTTTGGGTTAGTTTCTTCTGTGAGACCAGAACCTATTTAAAACTGCCCCCGCCAGGCAGGCTTTCCCACTGGGTGTGCGTGGTGGGCGGCAGGCCATGTGCAGTGGCTCCAGGCACCACCACGCGTGGCCCGATCCTGCGGGATTTTGTTTACAGACATAGGCAGCTCCGACTGTGTTCAGGTTTACAGCCACGACGCCGGGCAGGTCCTGCTGGCACTCTTCTGTCCCAAGCTCCTGGCTTTGTTCCCCGCTCCCCCCTGTGCCCTTTCCTCTGATCATGTAGAAGTCACTGCCGTGTCTCTTGAGGACCGGTGTACAGTCTCCATTCATTTTGTGAGAGCTGTGGGGCCTTCCTGGCGCCCCACAACTGAGGTGATTTGGAGGCGTTTGACCCTTTCTCCTGAGCTGATCCAGTTTCCTCCTGGGTTTTTTCAAGAGTCCTTCTTCCTGTCACTTGAGGCTGAGACAGGGTGGCATCAGGATGTGACTGTCATGGGATTTTATACTGTTTTCTGTTGTCTTCAGCACAGGTAGCACACAGCTGTGTTACTGTGGAACCACAGTGCCCATCTGGCCAGCAGTGCCCTCCCCTGTCTTACACCCCTGTAGCTAGGGGCTGACCCTTCAGGCCGCAGCTTTAATGTTCAGTGTTGGGGAGGCCCCTGGGGAGCCTGGTGCTGAGCCAGGAGAGGCTCCCTGGTGCTTCTGATCTTGCCCTTGCCCACGTACACCCTTCCTCTGCTGCTTCCCCTGAGCCGTCTCCCCACGGCTGTCATCCCTTCCCCAGCTCTGTCCATTCTTGATGAGTAGGCTTGGGGTCTGTGCCCCCTTTCAGAGAGGCCCAAACAAGGCAGCCCAGGCCCCATTTAAGAGATGCCCAGATGAGGCTAGTTCTGGATGAGCCAGCTGGTGGCATTCAGCTTCACACATACCAGCTGCTCAGATGCCAAGGCACATAGCCCAGCCTTCTCTGACGGCTGACAGGACTGGGCAAGCCCTGGAAGGGGCCCCTTGGGAAAAGGCGGCTTGTGCTTGAAAGCCGTGTAGAGGGTTCAGGCTTCTTTGCCCATCCACTCTGGTTAAGGGGGTAAGTAGGAGGGCTTACAAAGATCATGGACACAGGGTAGGCTAGAAAGGGGTTGCAGACATCTTCTCCTTGTGCTTTTGGAAGCTTGGCCAGGAGCTAatgaggcaggcagagggggctGGTTCCTCCTTCCCACCCTATCTCAGCAGTTCAGCCGGGCAAGGGTCTAGCTACTGTCAGCCTTGCATTGGGAGGCCTGAGCCTCTGCTCACTCAGGGCCATACAGCTTCCTGCACAGAACCCTTTAGTCTAAGCAGCAGTGTGGGACTGTAGGCATTTTAGTACACAGCTGTGAAGCCCGTCTGGCTCCTGCTCATGGTCAGCACCCCTCCCCAATTTGGTACAGTGGAAAACGAGATAGAAGCACCCTGACCCAGAAGTTCTAGGGGCTCAGAGCACTGTGATCTTGTTGAGGGACCACTGGGAGTTTGTGCTGGCAACTCCCTCTTTTCTCCAGGGAGCACCGGGGCCTCTTCCTGCCTGGCCTCCCCCAGTGGTGTTAAAGACAAGCTCAGTTTCTCCAGCCTCAGCCGCCTTTTCAGAGGCATCCCACCCGCTGTGTGCAGTCCTGGGTCAGATTGTCATGTGACTCCTGGGGAGAGCTGCTGAAAACCAGCACGGAAATAAAGCTGAACAACAGCCCTGTGCCGCGTGGTGAATGGTGctgtggggaaggaggggaggagctACTGCAGTCCCAGCCCCGGGAGCCGCCTTAGTACAGACTGCTCTGGGCTGAGGGCTGGGCCAGGGTGAGGTCCTAGTGTCTCTAGAGTAATCACGGCTGCCTCCTTCGGGCTAGAACAGCTCTCCTGGACCCACCCAGAGGGACCCCATCTTCTAGTCCTGATGCTGGCTAACCCTTCCATCCCTGACCCGTTTCACACTTAGCTCTCCACAGCTGTCTGCTAAGAAAGACTTTATTAACaaggtgaggggagggagaaggcaagGAGCCGGAGACGGACACACTGGTACCAGGGGTTACAAACAGTAAGAAACACTTTATTATAACTTTACAACATATAAATAGCGTGGGTCAAATCTGTGCTTTCTGGCAGCTGGGCATCGAGTCTCCTGGAGGTTTGTACCTGCCTTCACATTGCACTGTTCACTGGTGGCTCTGGCCCTGGGGCCCGGTGGTAGAGGTGGGAGAGAAGGGGCCGGGCAGCCCAGTCCTGCTTTCCATCTCTCACGTGGGGCCTGCACCTGTCATCTGCTCGGGTTCCGGCTGGTGTGTAAGGACCGCTCCTCTGGGGTCAGGCCGGCAAAGAAGGGGTGCAGCAGGGCCTCCGCCAGTGTGATGCGCTGAGCAGGGTCAAATTCTAACATCCTCCTCATCAGGTCAAACAGCTGCACGTGCTCCAGGGTGTCTTGGAGCATGTAACTCTGCTCGGGGACACAAGGTGCCTCATGTGATGGCAGGGTCGTGGGAAGCCCCAGCAGGTCCCCTGGCTTCTGTCTGGGAAGCCTCGCTGGACGGGCTTGGAGGCGGCAGTGCTGCCTCCCTGGAGGACAGTGAGCggctcttttcctttcctgctcGCAATGTCAGGCTACGGGGTATCTTGCTGGTGTGGTTGGTGCCTCTGCCCCCACATGCAAAAAGTCCTGACAGATGGGTGGTAATCACATCTGCAGAATTCAGTTGTCCGAGCAAGTGCAGTTGACAGAGGCTTCCCGGCCATGTCTAGgtcttccctccccctcacctcagTCCTGCCTAGTTATTCTCAGAACTGAGAAGAGAGGGCAGGAAGCTGCAGGGTCTCTGACATCCACTTTGCTCTTCCCCAGTTACACCACAGCCACCCTGTGGGATgggtcagggctcagggacccttcGGGGCACCTTGCAAGAGGCCCCACTGTCAGCACCCAGCAGCCTCAGGTGCCATGTGTCTCCCACAGAACCAGAGTGAGACAGCCTTTAGCTGCCTGGCCTGTCTCCGCTGCATCTCTGCCCAGTGCCTGGGGCCTCCTTGGCATGAGTTGAGCCGGGGGAAGCCAGAAACTGACCTTCAGAGGTTTGCAGTTCTCCTTCACATACCGGCCGTCAGAGCTGTTCTCATCCCAAACCAGGCCCCCTTTGTAGAAATATTTCTGCTTCCTGAAAACAGGGAGGCAGTGGGATGGCAAGTGTGGCAGAAGGAGGGAAAAGTCTGCTCCCCCCCGAGCCCAGTAGCAAAATCAGGCAAGGTCCGTGAGTATGGAAGAGCCCTGAGTGCCCACTGGCTAACCCCGAAAGGCTACTGACCTGGTCCGGTGGATCATGTGTGATGGGATGGGCCCTAAGATCTTCTCCATCATCACCAAATGCTCTCGGTTTTCGTGAGTCTGAGGAAGGTAAGGGAGAGTACAAGCTGGGGTCAGTACCAGCCTAGCCCCCAGTGGAGGACGGACAGCAATGTCTTCCCTGTCCCTAAAGCTGCAAGCCCACAATGCAGCTGCAGTCCCAGCCCCCAAAACCATGATGGCCACCAGCCTTTCCTCACAGGGTCTCAGTCTGCGTGGCATGAGGGTATATGTACCCGCCCACCTCCAAGCCCACACTCAGGCTAAAAGATTGCTTCTGTCATCATCTCCCAGTGCTCCAGCTGTCCagccctcttccttcccctgaGCGCCACAACCCTCTGGGGCCAGGATACCAACCAGTGGAGAGAGGGCTTCCCAGTTCAGACTCCTGCCTCCTACCAGAGCAGCCACACTCAGAGTGGTGGCGCCTCAGCAGGGAGGCCTCACCTGAAAGAGTGTGAAGCCCCGGTAGTACTCGAAGAGAATGCAGCCAATACTCCAAACGTCACAGGGCTGTGCCCAACCCAGCTCTAAAACCAAAACAGGAAATCTCTCAGATCCAGCCCGGTGTTCCCAGCCATGCTGGCTAGCCACACCTGCAGCCCCTCCTTGATAAAAGCTCCATCTACCCCATAGCCCTGGCTGCAACACATCCTTCCAAGAGCTGCCTGGTTTACCAGACGGAGGCTTGATGCTCACTCACCAAGGATCACCTCGGGCGGGCGGTAGTGGCGGGTGGCAACAATGGTTGTGTGATGCTCATGGTCAAAGGTCGCACTGCCGAAGTCAGCCACTCGGATGCTGGTGTTCTTCACCGACTTCTCTTCACAGCTCTGCAAGGCAGACAGCTGGGTCAGGCCGTCATCGGGGGTGCCCATCCCAGCAGCGGGACCCTGCCTTCCCCCAACAGTACCTTATGCTCGTTGTAGAGGGTTTCAAACTCAGAATTCACAAACAGGATGTTTTCTGGCTTcaagtctgtgtgtgtcagttggTTCTCATGTAGAACTGGTGAGATGGGAAggaggctctgagcacagagcgaacTCATTTTCCTGCCACTAGGGCCACATCTTCCACCCCCGTCAGCAGGCCACAAGGGTTTGGGGACTTTAGGACTTTTGTAAAGTTTCTCCCCTCAAAACACCTtctaggagctagagagataatacaggggtagggtgcttgccttgcaaatggctgaccctggtttgatctctggcacccacatatggttccctgaccaccgcctggagtgacctctgagcacaaatccaagaataagcgctgagcactgccaagtgtgccctaaaaaccaaaaacctatcACATTCCAGGACCAGGAGGAAGAGCAATTAGGGCACAAGCCTAGTGTATGCCTGCCCAAGTACATATCCTGGCACCacctgctcccctgagcatcattgggtgcaATCCAGGAGGCCTCCGAGCACCATGGATGTCCCGCAATGTCGGGGTGGTCCTTGGCACCCTTCCCCCATCTTCCCGAATCTTCAACCTTCCATTCTCCTTTGCAAGGGCAGGCCGCCTCAGCCTCTAACATGCTGCAGCATGAGCTTTGCAATAGGTTCCCGTTTTTCCCACTGTGAAGAATATGATCAAGACAGTGGCTACGAATTGTTAAGCCAAGGGCCACGTGTgagcctggctctgcctcagtccTGCTCTGAGAAGGAAGTGTTCCTTTCCTCTCAAGCCAGGTCGACATGGCTCCCTGCTACTCAATTTCCTGACTCTAGATTCCTGTCTGGTACTAGGGACAGTGTGGCTCCTCATCCTAGGAGGCGGCCCCTCTTCATGAAACTTCCGGTTTGGGGCTGGCTCTGGGCCTCACTGAGCAATGTGTTCAGTTTAGAAAACTCCCGTCCCTAGATTTCTGCAGTGGCCATCCGCACCAAGCCTGCACTTCCTCCTTCCAAGGTACCTTCtgtcctgctccagcccctgcaaacccTACACCCAAATATACAACAGGCAGTAGGCAGAGAGTAATCCCTGCAGGTGGTGCCTATGTACGGACCTGCCAGGTCAGGCTTCCACCTGGAGGGGAAGGGTGGTGCCAAGGAACAAATCAGAACCTCCCAGGCATGTCAAGAGCTTTCCGGCTGAGGTCCAGTCTTATACCCTAGGGCAGCAGGCTGCCAACGCCTCTCCTTGATGCAAGAAGGcccagggtgggtgggtggctgaGCTGGTTCCAGAGCAGCTCTTCGTGCAGAGGCCAGCTCAGAAGCCCCTAGAAGGGACGGCAGCCACCACTGCGGATTCCTACTGCAAACCTCCGAGACAGTCCAAGTGAACTGGTGATCTGGACAGTGAATAGAGGAGGTGGTGGCCCTGTTCCACCTGAGGGCGGGCACTTACATCTAAGGGCGTGGCAGAGCTGGTAGGCCATGTGCCGGACATGTGGAAGTGGGTAAGGCTGGAAGTTATTCTCCTTCAGGAATTCAAAGGTGTTCTTGCCCAGGAGCTCAAAGGCGATGCACATGTGGCCGTGGAAGTTAAACCAGTCAGACATCAAGACGCACAGGCTGAGGGAGAAGGGTGGGCGGggctcaggctctgtgctggCTGCCCCACCCCTTGCCCCTCGGATGAAGCCAGTCCCCACTCCCCCAGGCCACAGGGTCACACACCAGGATGCAGCTACACATGAAGAAAGAATTGGTTAACCGAGCTCAtttccccagagcatcacccagACCACCTCTAGGCAAAGCTGGAACTAACGCTGAAGCGCTGGGCTGGGTCTCCTGCGTCCACTGTGACCTGACAGGCATGATCTGGGCCTGCACCTCTGGGCTGGGACAGCGCCTGACCACACCACACTGCTCTAAACTCAACCCAGTGTTCGGAGGGCAGAGTCTGAGTCAAAGGTGGGCTCTTTTGGCCACCGTGCACTGTGTGAACCCCACAGTCTCAGGTTTCTAAGCTGTCGTAGGCTCACCCCAACTCTAGAAAGCCCTAAACCATAAATAAAAGCAGGACTGTATGGCCTGCCTCTGGACAGGATGTAGCCCGGACTGAAGTCCAAAGGCTCCTTCCAGCAAGGATCACCTGCCAAATTCCCCTGGCTCTGAATAGGAGGGCACAATGCCAGCCAGGGCCACTGCTAGCTCCAGGGGTCTTAAACAGGAGGCTGCCACAGACGCTGATCACAGAGCCTCTCTCCCATTCCTTGTCAGTACTTACAActtgttttctttgtctttctccttgaTTTTTTTGAGAACATTGATTTCTAGCCGGGCAGCCTCTCGGTATTTGCCCACGTTGCGGATGATCTTCAGGGCCACCTGAGACTTCCCTCTGGGACAGGGAAGGAAATGGAGATGTCACAAGGTTGCCAGTtctccctcccctaccccaccccaacccctcagcCAACAACTGGCAACCACCTCTAAGGACTCCAGGCATGAGGCCTGCCCTGAAGTGAGCAGACACTTCAACTGACGGTGCATGCTTGTCCCAGGCTGAGCCTAATGTCTGCACCAGAGTTAGGCTGTTAGGGAACAGGCAGATAGCACAAGGGGGCAAAGtttgcatgttttgcatgcaaaagTCCCTGGAAGTGACCATCCTTGGagcactgagtgtgacccaaaaaccaaacaaaagtagGATCAGACCTTCATGATCTCAGCTGTTGCCAACTCCCAGTGGAGACTGGCCATAGAAGGCCTAGCCAAGTGACTGCCAACCCCACCCAGCTCACTAGGTAACCCAACCGGAAGGTCAGCCAGCCCCACTCTGCCCAACATCCTACCTATACCCTGCGCATCTGTGAACCTTCCGGAGCCTGTATGTCATTCTGCAAACATAtaccctggggtgggggttccAGGACGGAGTGAGCAGTGAGTGGTGCGATAGGTGGGTTCTCTGTTCAGGAGACCAGGCCACTCCTTCACCACAACTAGGCCCAGGGGCCATCAGTGAGCACTAGTACTGGgcaccccttcccactcccagCCCACGTGACGTCACCTGCAGGACGCCTGCTGAGAACGTACTAAGGTTCTAGTGCCAGGCTCAACAGGGATAAGGGAAAGACAACCAGAGCTCCTGGGCCCAATGAGGCTGGAGGCAGCCTGGTCCCCAAGGGTGAGCTACTGGGAGGCTGGTCTTGCCCAAGAAAAGGGCCCCTGGCCCTAGGACAGAGGCACCTGAAGCAGAGAATTCAAACGGATTTAGCCCACCGCCCCCTTCtcttgggggaaaaataaaatgcaccGGAGCCCCCATGGAAACCTACTTCATGAGaacaacccacccacccccaactgaACCAGAGGCTGCCTCTGGTCTACCTAGATTGTTTTAGCTAGTTCCCTTCCCAAATACTTTCCCACACTTAGAGGCCAGAGCCGTACCCAGAGAAACGTGGTGTACGCAGGCCTCCTAGGACAGACAGTGCATGCTCAGGCCAACCCCCTCACAAAGCACGTCCCCCATGACAGGCAGCCTCTGCCAGCGACCCTGGTTCTTCgacccttcctgcccctctgccaACTGCCATGTGGCCTGGCGCCCATCTGCACCGTGCCCTGGGGTAGGCAGTGGGAGGGCTCCCTGAACCCTGTCTGCCCCTTGGAGAAGTTACAGGCTTTTCTCCCTGCAGCTGCTCCAGGTGGCACCTCCCAGGAAGCTGAGCTCCCCCAGGTGTCAAAGCTCTCACACCTGCCACCTCTCCCTTGAGTCACAGTAGTGAACCTGTCCCATGCTCAGCAGTCACAACCAAATCTTCCTGCACTGGGTCCATAGTCTTAGGTGGGAACTGGGAGCACGGGCGAATCCCTCAGTCACTGTCACTACCTCCTCCCCTTGGAGCCCTGGCAGGCGCTACTAATGGCTCTCTGGAATgggtatgggcacaggaagagccCTGGGAACGTTCCCTCAGCTCTACAGTAGCAGGAGGGCTGCCCATGAGCTGCAGGGCTCAACTAAGACTGTGACGCAGCACTTTGCAGCTAGAGCACCACAACGGCACAACGGAGAGGCCCCTGGAAGCAGGGAAGCCATGGGCTCCTGGTTCCCTAGCCTGAGTTCCCAGCGAAGGGAAGGCAGCAAGTGTTAGAGGATTCAGGCCCTGGACATGATGGCCCCAGGATCATCAATCTGGAAAATGGGGCAGCACCATTCACTGACCACCAGTTCCCTGCCGCAAATCTGTGTTGAAACCCAGAAACTTCTATTTCAGGGAACCCACAAAATCCCAAAAAGCACAGGTCAGACCCAGCTTCGATGGCTGCCTTTACAAAGACCAAGGTCAagctctggcagccacactcCTCAGCCCTTCCCCAGAGGCTGGCTCACCTGGCATGGTCCAAGCACTCCACCACCTTGCCAAAGGTGCCTTCACCCAGGTTGCCCACGATCTCATCTAGGAGAGAAAAGAAGCAaggcatgaggggctggagggcagaGGGCCGGCAGCTCCTGCAAGTTCACAGCATTCAAATTCTCAAACACAAAAAAGGTTTctctctcactgctacactctTAAAAACAGAAGCTGCTAGTGTTTGTGTCATTCAGGCAATTACTGGTGGCCCCGCTAAGGCGCCACGCGCACTAGCGGCCCCTCCGGGCAGGAGAGGTCTCGTCTAACAAGGGGGGTAGAAAGTAGAGAGGTAAAGTTTTACGAAAGGTGGCTGTACATCGCTCTTGGAGCCAATCGCCGATCCGGCACACCAGGTGGCCCTCCTTGTCATCTTCCACACTCCGGCTGCTGCGCTTACTGCTCTGTTGGCTTCTCTGCATGCACCGCCCCCCGAAACGCCATCCGACCAATCGCATGGTAGGCGGTTCCGATTGACAGATTGAGGTGTCAGTCAAAGGCAGAGGTGGAGACGGTGAGGAGCCGGTGGGTTGGTTGGTTGGATTTTCCAGATCCCAGCATTTCATAAGGCACACAGCATATATAACGATAGGGATATTGCAAGGGACACGTCAAGACACAAACTGACttcaaaaacagaaaagtaaaaacagCTACAGGTATGTAAAGAAAACTCGGACATTATCTAAGAGAAAGGCGCCGCAAATGCTCTGCTCAGAAAGACAACCAGCCTCTGCCGCCGAGGGGCCCGTGGAGCCGAGAGTCAGGCCCTGACTCCCTCTTCTGCGCAGTCTCCCCCACCCAGGCCCTCCCCGATGGCTTCACAGCCCTGAAGATGCAGTGAGAACGACGCAAGAAGGTGACCGGCCCAGCCCAAGGCCAATCATCCAGAATGGTCAGTGGCCACCCTGGCTTCAGGTGCAGATACTCAGCCTGTCCTTGCCACGCGGCCCTGGATGTGCCCAACAGCTGCCACTCAGAACCAACGTGCAACAGCTGCTCCCGAACAGCCTCTGCGGCCACACTTAACATCACGACCAGAACAGCCTGCCACCGGCAGCCCCACTGCCACCAGCCTTGAGCAGAGGTGCCTGAGATCCTCCTGGCGGGATGACCTGCAGGCTTCCTAGCATCACGGCCCACACAGGCCTCCTGCCCGGATCGCGGCACCCCTGCTGCTCACAGGCCGGGCCCATCCCGAGCCTCATGCTGACAGAGGGCACCAAAACAAAGTAGACACAGACCCAGAATGCCATCTCATGGCAGTATGCAGAGGCCACCAGGCCATGCTCGGCTCCAGCGTCAACTCTCAACCCACGGCCACTCCAAGAAGGCAAGGGAGCTGGGCAGAGATGATGCCTGGCCCCTCCACGGGTCCCACTGCGTCTCAGCGGGGGCCTCATGCcaagggagccagagagggaggCCAGAGGGACTGGTAGAAGAGACGACAGCAGTAACCTCAGAGACACAACTGCTTTCCTGCCCAGGGCGGTGAGCGCAGTGCGGATGCCTGCTCTCAACAGAGCCTACCAAGCCTCCGTGCTGGGCACAATGCCAGGCTGCTCttggcaggaggcctggggctgcACACCTCTCTGCCATTCCTTCTCATGCCCCACTGCACAGGCAATCGGGCTCCCTCAGCCTGCCTGCCCCAGGTGCAGAGCCGAGGCTGAAGAGGTCGTGGCCAGAGGTCAAAAGGAAGTTCCTGAGCCGAGCCGACAGGCAGACCCTTCCCTACCGGGGCACTCCAGCCCCGGCCTGTGGGGAAGGCCGTAGAGATGTGGCTGCAGAGGTGGTCCGTCCATCCCAGTCTGCACTCCGCTGCACGTCCAGGAGAGGAGGAGCAGGCCGCCAACCAGCAACCCTATCAGTCTCCCTAAGGAGTGTCCCTGGATACCTG
This region includes:
- the CLK3 gene encoding dual specificity protein kinase CLK3 isoform X2 gives rise to the protein MHHCKRYRSPEPDPYLSYRWKRRRSYSREHEGRLRYPSRREPPPRRSRSRSHDRLPYQRRYRERRDSDTYRCEERSPSFGEDCYGSSRSHHRRRSREREPYRTRKHAHHCHKRRTRSCSSASSRSQQSSKRSSRSVEDDKEGHLVCRIGDWLQERYEIVGNLGEGTFGKVVECLDHARGKSQVALKIIRNVGKYREAARLEINVLKKIKEKDKENKFLCVLMSDWFNFHGHMCIAFELLGKNTFEFLKENNFQPYPLPHVRHMAYQLCHALRFLHENQLTHTDLKPENILFVNSEFETLYNEHKSCEEKSVKNTSIRVADFGSATFDHEHHTTIVATRHYRPPEVILELGWAQPCDVWSIGCILFEYYRGFTLFQTHENREHLVMMEKILGPIPSHMIHRTRKQKYFYKGGLVWDENSSDGRYVKENCKPLKSYMLQDTLEHVQLFDLMRRMLEFDPAQRITLAEALLHPFFAGLTPEERSLHTSRNPSR
- the CLK3 gene encoding dual specificity protein kinase CLK3 isoform X1, which gives rise to MRGAGRPRAEAGAGSGSGSQSGQWGLAAAGAWETMHHCKRYRSPEPDPYLSYRWKRRRSYSREHEGRLRYPSRREPPPRRSRSRSHDRLPYQRRYRERRDSDTYRCEERSPSFGEDCYGSSRSHHRRRSREREPYRTRKHAHHCHKRRTRSCSSASSRSQQSSKRSSRSVEDDKEGHLVCRIGDWLQERYEIVGNLGEGTFGKVVECLDHARGKSQVALKIIRNVGKYREAARLEINVLKKIKEKDKENKFLCVLMSDWFNFHGHMCIAFELLGKNTFEFLKENNFQPYPLPHVRHMAYQLCHALRFLHENQLTHTDLKPENILFVNSEFETLYNEHKSCEEKSVKNTSIRVADFGSATFDHEHHTTIVATRHYRPPEVILELGWAQPCDVWSIGCILFEYYRGFTLFQTHENREHLVMMEKILGPIPSHMIHRTRKQKYFYKGGLVWDENSSDGRYVKENCKPLKSYMLQDTLEHVQLFDLMRRMLEFDPAQRITLAEALLHPFFAGLTPEERSLHTSRNPSR